The proteins below are encoded in one region of Patescibacteria group bacterium:
- a CDS encoding response regulator, with translation MADEPAVPAKKILLVDDDQALRQLYSVELTGRQYEVVTAGDGDEGIEKAKSGKPDLILLDIMMPKTDGIAALSKIKADEASKNIPIIMLTNFGQENLVQQAFSLGAVDYLLKYKVTPAEMAEKVTQVLSAKPVQL, from the coding sequence ATGGCAGATGAACCTGCGGTCCCCGCTAAAAAAATTCTTCTGGTTGATGACGACCAGGCCTTGCGCCAGCTTTACAGTGTCGAGTTGACGGGTCGGCAATACGAGGTTGTTACGGCCGGTGATGGCGATGAAGGCATTGAAAAAGCCAAAAGCGGAAAGCCAGACCTGATCCTTCTGGACATTATGATGCCCAAAACTGACGGGATTGCGGCTTTGTCTAAAATTAAAGCTGATGAAGCCAGTAAAAATATCCCAATAATCATGCTGACCAATTTTGGTCAGGAAAATCTGGTCCAGCAGGCTTTTAGTTTGGGCGCGGTTGATTATCTTCTGAAATATAAAGTTACTCCGGCGGAAATGGCCGAAAAAGTGACCCAAGTATTAAGCGCTAAGCCAGTTCAACTCTAG